A window of the Streptomyces finlayi genome harbors these coding sequences:
- a CDS encoding C40 family peptidase, which produces MVSHRRSTPSGLNRTVRITVLSTAAATAAATLGAAPASADPQDTHEATKARVDRLYGEAEKATERYNAAGEKVGRLRGEVTRAQDAAARGQENINRMRTALGSLAGAQYRTGGIDPSIALLLSSDPDTFLDRAATLDRLSARRTAELHKLQGAQRAVAQTRAEATRSLAGLESGRAALVRHKRTVEGKLAQARELLNSLPDEERETLDRASRSGRDEPVPALSDRAPGSGRAMAALTAARHALGLPYVWGANGPGGFDCSGLMQWAYAQAGISLPRTSQAQRYAGRMVPLSEARPGDLVAYRADASHIGMYAGNGQVIHAPYPGAPVRYDPVGMMPVSSVTRL; this is translated from the coding sequence GTGGTGTCCCATCGCCGTTCCACACCGTCCGGCCTCAACCGGACCGTCCGGATCACTGTCCTGTCGACCGCCGCGGCGACCGCCGCGGCGACACTCGGAGCCGCACCGGCGAGCGCCGACCCCCAGGACACGCACGAGGCCACGAAGGCCCGGGTCGACCGGCTGTACGGCGAGGCGGAGAAGGCCACCGAGCGCTACAACGCGGCCGGGGAGAAGGTCGGGCGGCTGCGCGGCGAGGTGACCCGCGCCCAGGACGCGGCGGCCCGCGGCCAGGAGAACATCAACCGGATGCGTACGGCCCTCGGTTCACTCGCCGGCGCGCAGTACCGCACGGGCGGCATCGACCCGTCGATTGCGCTGCTGCTCTCGTCCGACCCGGACACCTTCCTCGACCGGGCCGCCACCCTCGACCGGCTGAGCGCGCGCCGGACCGCCGAACTGCACAAGCTCCAGGGGGCCCAGCGCGCGGTCGCCCAGACCCGCGCGGAGGCCACCAGGTCCCTTGCCGGGCTGGAGAGCGGCCGGGCCGCCCTCGTCCGCCACAAGCGCACCGTCGAGGGCAAGCTCGCCCAGGCCAGGGAGCTGCTGAACTCGCTGCCCGACGAGGAGCGGGAAACCCTCGACCGGGCCTCCCGCTCAGGACGTGACGAGCCGGTCCCGGCCCTCTCGGACCGGGCGCCCGGCTCGGGGAGGGCGATGGCCGCCCTCACGGCGGCCCGGCACGCGCTCGGACTGCCGTACGTGTGGGGTGCCAACGGGCCCGGCGGATTCGACTGCTCCGGCCTCATGCAGTGGGCGTACGCCCAGGCCGGGATCAGCCTCCCGCGCACCTCCCAGGCCCAGCGGTACGCCGGCCGGATGGTGCCGCTCTCCGAGGCCCGCCCCGGGGACCTGGTCGCCTACCGGGCGGACGCGAGCCATATCGGGATGTACGCGGGAAACGGCCAGGTGATCCACGCCCCGTACCCGGGTGCCCCGGTGCGCTACGACCCGGTCGGCATGATGCCCGTCTCCTCGGTCACCCGGCTGTGA
- a CDS encoding AMP-dependent synthetase/ligase encodes MREFSLPALYEVPSDGNLTDLIRRNAAQHPEVAVMSRKVAGVWTDVTATQFLAEVTSAAKGLIAAGVQPGDRVALMSRTRYEWVQLDFAIWSAGGVTVPVYETSSPEQVQWILGDSGAVAVIVESDAHAGSVASVRDGLPALRHVWQIDKGAVGELVTAGAQVSDETMDLRTVSAKADDPATIVYTSGTTGRPKGCVLTHRSFFAECGNVVERLKPLFRTGECSVLLFLPAAHVFGRLVEVASVMAPIKLGCVPDIKNLTDELAAFRPTLILGVPRVFEKVYNSARAKAQADGKGRIFDRAAETAIAYSRALGTPQGPSIGLKVRHKVFDKLVFGKLRAVLGGRGEYAISGGAPLGERLGHFYRGIGFTVLEGYGLTETCAATAFNPWDRQKIGTVGQPLPGSVVRIADDGEVLLHGEHLFAGYWQNETATAEALADGWFHTGDIGTLDEDGYLAITGRKKEIIVTAGGKNVAPAVIEDRIRAHALVAECMVVGDGRPFVGALVTLDEEFLGRWAEEHGKPVGSTALSLREDPELLAEVQRAVDDGNAAVSKAESVRKFRILAAQFTEEAGHITPSLKLKRNVVAKDFADEVESIYRA; translated from the coding sequence TTGCGCGAGTTCAGCCTTCCGGCCCTGTACGAGGTCCCCTCAGACGGCAACCTGACGGATCTCATCCGCCGCAATGCCGCTCAGCATCCCGAAGTCGCGGTGATGAGCCGCAAGGTGGCCGGCGTCTGGACGGACGTCACCGCCACCCAGTTCCTCGCAGAGGTCACAAGCGCGGCCAAGGGCCTGATCGCGGCGGGCGTCCAGCCCGGCGACCGCGTCGCCCTGATGTCGCGCACCCGCTACGAGTGGGTGCAGCTGGACTTCGCGATCTGGAGCGCGGGCGGGGTCACCGTCCCCGTCTACGAGACGAGCTCTCCCGAGCAGGTCCAGTGGATACTCGGCGATTCGGGTGCCGTCGCCGTCATCGTGGAGAGCGACGCCCACGCCGGGTCCGTCGCCTCCGTGCGCGACGGTCTCCCCGCGCTGCGGCACGTGTGGCAGATCGACAAGGGCGCGGTCGGGGAGCTCGTCACCGCCGGGGCGCAGGTCTCGGACGAGACCATGGATCTGCGCACGGTGAGCGCGAAGGCCGACGACCCCGCCACCATCGTCTACACCTCGGGCACCACGGGCCGCCCCAAGGGCTGTGTGCTGACCCACCGCAGCTTCTTCGCGGAGTGCGGCAACGTGGTGGAGCGGCTGAAGCCGCTGTTCCGTACCGGCGAGTGCTCCGTACTCCTCTTCCTGCCCGCCGCCCACGTCTTCGGCCGGCTGGTCGAGGTCGCCTCGGTGATGGCCCCGATCAAGCTCGGCTGCGTGCCGGACATCAAGAACCTCACCGATGAGCTGGCGGCCTTCCGGCCGACGCTGATCCTCGGTGTGCCGCGGGTCTTCGAGAAGGTCTACAACTCGGCGCGCGCCAAGGCGCAGGCCGACGGCAAGGGCAGGATCTTCGACCGGGCCGCCGAAACGGCGATCGCGTACAGCCGTGCGCTGGGCACCCCGCAGGGCCCGTCCATCGGGCTGAAGGTCAGGCACAAGGTCTTCGACAAGCTGGTCTTCGGCAAGCTGCGGGCCGTGCTCGGCGGCCGGGGCGAGTACGCGATCTCCGGCGGCGCGCCGCTCGGCGAGCGGCTCGGGCACTTCTACCGGGGTATCGGCTTCACGGTCCTGGAGGGCTACGGCCTGACCGAGACCTGCGCGGCCACCGCCTTCAACCCGTGGGACCGTCAGAAGATCGGCACGGTCGGCCAGCCGCTGCCCGGCTCGGTCGTCCGGATCGCCGACGACGGCGAGGTGCTGCTGCACGGCGAGCACCTGTTCGCGGGCTACTGGCAGAACGAGACGGCCACGGCCGAGGCGCTGGCCGACGGCTGGTTCCACACCGGTGACATCGGCACCCTCGACGAGGACGGATACCTCGCGATCACCGGCCGCAAGAAGGAGATCATCGTGACGGCGGGCGGCAAGAACGTCGCCCCCGCCGTCATCGAGGACCGGATCCGCGCGCACGCGCTGGTCGCGGAGTGCATGGTGGTCGGTGACGGCCGTCCGTTCGTCGGGGCGCTGGTCACCCTGGACGAGGAGTTCCTGGGCCGCTGGGCCGAGGAGCACGGCAAGCCCGTCGGCTCGACGGCCCTGTCGCTGCGCGAGGACCCGGAGCTGCTGGCCGAGGTGCAGCGTGCCGTGGACGACGGCAACGCGGCGGTGTCCAAGGCCGAGTCCGTACGCAAGTTCCGCATCCTGGCCGCACAGTTCACCGAGGAGGCGGGCCACATCACGCCCTCGCTGAAGCTGAAGCGGAACGTGGTGGCGAAGGACTTCGCCGACGAGGTCGAGTCCATCTACCGCGCCTGA
- a CDS encoding glycosyltransferase 87 family protein, translating into MTGATGTRLSLAVWGLTRAVLLLGVLKVFTVPGPDVTSDVSAIYHGWYEVLRSGTYPVDDVTWQYPPAAALAVLSPAVLPFLDYPSAFYVLVLLCDALVLGLLLHAGRRPERSGAGAWVWVAGVPLLGPTAYARYDLMVTAVAVAALLAGVRHPRVLGALAAFGALLKVWPVLLLVGTARGRTSRSAWVAAAATAVALAALCAAALPGAFAFLSFQQDRGTEIESLGALVFHVARQFGWQGGVELRYGSMEFTGPFVPLVSTLAMGLTALAFGWLLVWRLRARTFTVRTPADAAFTAVLLFTTTSRVISPQYMLWLVGLAAVCLLFRGSRMVLPGALVLVATGVTLLEFPLGFAHVAASDALGVGLLLVRNGLLVAATLTAGRRLWRETVPVRAGTGPRARSAGGPEPRQPSRAAR; encoded by the coding sequence ATGACGGGAGCAACCGGTACACGTCTGTCCCTCGCCGTGTGGGGCCTCACCAGAGCGGTCCTGCTGCTCGGCGTCCTCAAGGTCTTCACGGTCCCGGGACCCGACGTCACCAGCGATGTGTCGGCGATCTACCACGGCTGGTACGAGGTGTTGAGGAGCGGTACCTACCCGGTGGACGACGTCACCTGGCAGTACCCGCCCGCCGCCGCGCTCGCCGTCCTCTCCCCCGCCGTCCTGCCGTTCCTCGACTACCCGTCCGCCTTCTACGTCCTGGTGCTGCTCTGCGACGCGCTTGTCCTCGGCCTGCTGCTGCACGCGGGGCGGCGGCCGGAGAGGAGCGGCGCGGGCGCCTGGGTGTGGGTGGCGGGGGTGCCGCTCCTGGGTCCCACCGCGTACGCCCGATACGACCTGATGGTCACCGCGGTCGCGGTGGCGGCGCTGCTGGCGGGGGTGCGCCACCCACGGGTGCTGGGGGCGCTGGCCGCTTTCGGGGCGCTGCTGAAGGTCTGGCCCGTCCTGCTGCTGGTGGGCACGGCGCGGGGGCGTACGAGCCGGAGCGCGTGGGTGGCCGCCGCGGCGACGGCGGTGGCGCTGGCCGCCCTGTGCGCGGCGGCGCTGCCCGGTGCGTTCGCGTTCCTGTCGTTCCAGCAGGACCGGGGCACCGAGATCGAGTCGCTCGGGGCACTGGTGTTCCATGTGGCCCGGCAGTTCGGCTGGCAGGGCGGGGTGGAGCTGCGCTACGGCTCGATGGAGTTCACCGGCCCGTTCGTCCCGCTGGTCTCCACGCTCGCCATGGGGCTGACGGCGCTGGCCTTCGGCTGGCTCCTGGTGTGGCGGCTGCGGGCCCGGACGTTCACGGTGCGCACTCCGGCGGACGCGGCGTTCACGGCGGTCCTGCTGTTCACCACGACCAGCCGGGTCATCAGCCCGCAGTACATGCTGTGGCTGGTCGGTCTGGCTGCGGTCTGCCTCCTGTTCCGGGGCAGCCGGATGGTGCTGCCCGGCGCTCTGGTGCTGGTGGCCACGGGGGTCACGCTGCTGGAGTTCCCGCTGGGCTTCGCGCATGTGGCTGCCAGTGACGCGCTGGGCGTGGGGCTCCTCCTCGTACGCAACGGGCTGCTGGTCGCCGCCACGCTGACCGCCGGGCGGCGGCTGTGGCGGGAGACCGTGCCCGTCCGGGCCGGCACCGGACCGCGCGCCCGGTCCGCCGGAGGACCGGAGCCCCGTCAGCCGAGCCGGGCCGCCAGGTAG
- a CDS encoding rhomboid family intramembrane serine protease: MTDWREVDWRNRARRIREAAAADGAPVTYGLIALCCAVFLISPLSGFNLSYGTADRLLAAQAAYFERWGVIPSELWGGSAHAILTPLTALFVHGSWLHLLGNMLFLYVFGAMAEERMGHLGFAVFYLCCGYLALLVFAAAHAESDQTLVGASGAISAVLGAFLCLFPKVRVTSIFPFLFFLPLRFPAWIVLIFWFTLQWLAAQSVGNSPGVAYLAHVAGFAAGFLCAWVCCRRGARVKSPATATEGESQP; encoded by the coding sequence ATGACCGATTGGCGGGAAGTCGACTGGCGGAACAGGGCCAGGAGGATTCGCGAGGCGGCCGCGGCGGACGGAGCGCCCGTCACCTACGGGCTCATCGCGCTGTGCTGCGCCGTCTTCCTGATCAGCCCGCTCTCCGGGTTCAACCTCTCCTACGGCACGGCCGACCGGCTGCTCGCCGCACAGGCCGCGTACTTCGAACGGTGGGGCGTGATCCCCAGCGAACTGTGGGGCGGCTCGGCGCACGCGATTCTCACCCCGCTCACCGCGCTGTTCGTGCACGGCAGCTGGCTGCACCTGCTCGGCAACATGCTGTTCCTGTACGTGTTCGGCGCGATGGCCGAGGAACGCATGGGCCACCTCGGGTTCGCCGTCTTCTACCTCTGCTGCGGGTATCTGGCCCTGCTCGTCTTCGCGGCGGCCCACGCCGAATCCGACCAGACCCTGGTCGGCGCGTCCGGGGCGATCTCCGCGGTACTCGGCGCGTTCCTCTGCCTCTTCCCCAAGGTGCGGGTCACGAGCATCTTCCCGTTCCTCTTCTTCCTGCCGCTGCGCTTCCCCGCCTGGATCGTGCTGATCTTCTGGTTCACCCTTCAGTGGCTGGCGGCGCAGAGCGTGGGAAACAGCCCGGGCGTGGCGTATCTCGCCCATGTCGCGGGCTTCGCCGCCGGGTTCCTCTGCGCCTGGGTGTGCTGTCGCCGTGGGGCTAGAGTGAAGTCTCCAGCCACGGCCACCGAGGGAGAAAGCCAGCCGTGA
- a CDS encoding metallophosphoesterase family protein has translation MRGSGVDGRSTTARTGTRIHVVSDVHGNAEALARAGDGADALVCLGDLVLFLDYEDHSRGIFPDLFGVENADRIVELRTARRYEEARAFGRALWAGMDRNAAIVAAVRKQYAELFAALPTPTYATYGNVDIPGLWPEYAAPGTTVLDGERVEIGGRVFGFVGGGLKTPMNTPYEIGDEEYAAKVEALGPVDVLCSHIPPDVPELTYDTVARRFERGSRALLDAIRRTRPRYALFGHVHQPLVRRMRIGVTECVNVGHFASTGRPWALEW, from the coding sequence ATGCGAGGAAGCGGAGTGGACGGCCGAAGCACGACCGCGAGAACCGGTACGCGCATCCACGTGGTCAGCGACGTACACGGCAACGCTGAGGCGCTCGCCCGCGCGGGAGACGGCGCCGACGCCCTCGTCTGCCTCGGTGACCTGGTGCTCTTCCTCGACTACGAAGACCACTCGCGCGGCATCTTCCCCGACCTCTTCGGTGTGGAGAACGCGGACCGTATCGTCGAACTGCGCACCGCCCGCCGCTACGAGGAGGCCCGCGCCTTCGGCCGCGCCCTGTGGGCGGGCATGGACCGCAACGCGGCCATCGTCGCCGCGGTACGCAAGCAGTACGCGGAACTGTTCGCGGCCCTGCCCACCCCGACGTACGCCACCTACGGCAACGTCGACATCCCCGGCCTCTGGCCCGAGTACGCGGCCCCCGGCACGACCGTCCTGGACGGCGAGCGCGTCGAGATCGGCGGCCGGGTCTTCGGCTTCGTCGGCGGTGGCCTGAAGACCCCGATGAACACCCCGTACGAGATCGGCGACGAGGAGTACGCGGCGAAGGTCGAGGCGCTCGGACCGGTGGACGTGCTCTGTTCGCACATCCCGCCCGACGTCCCCGAACTGACGTACGACACCGTGGCGCGCCGTTTCGAGCGCGGCAGCCGGGCCCTTCTCGACGCCATCCGGCGCACCCGCCCCCGGTACGCGCTTTTCGGCCATGTCCACCAGCCCCTGGTCCGCCGGATGCGGATCGGCGTCACCGAGTGCGTCAACGTCGGCCACTTCGCCTCCACCGGGCGGCCATGGGCCCTGGAGTGGTGA
- a CDS encoding Lrp/AsnC family transcriptional regulator yields MITAIVLIRTSVDRIPEIAEAIAALDSVSEVYSVTGTYDLIAMVRVSKHDDLADVIPGRISKIPGVEGTDTHVAFRTYSQHDLEAAFAIGLDA; encoded by the coding sequence GTGATCACCGCGATCGTGCTCATCAGAACCAGCGTGGACCGGATTCCGGAGATCGCCGAGGCCATCGCCGCGCTGGACAGTGTCAGCGAGGTCTACTCGGTCACCGGTACGTACGACCTGATCGCCATGGTCCGCGTGTCCAAGCACGACGATCTCGCCGATGTCATCCCCGGCCGGATCAGCAAGATCCCGGGCGTCGAGGGAACCGACACGCATGTCGCGTTCCGTACGTACTCGCAGCACGACCTCGAAGCGGCCTTCGCGATCGGCCTGGACGCCTAG
- a CDS encoding glycosyltransferase family 4 protein: MDKTLIVTNDFPPRPGGIQAFLHNMALRVDPGQLVVYASTWKRGPEGAAATAAFDAEQPFTVVRDRTTMLLPTPGVTRGAVQLLREHGCSSVWFGAAAPLGLMAPALRKAGARRIVATTHGHEAGWAQLPASRQLLRRIGEGTDTLTYLGEYTRSRIAAALTPQAAGRMVRLPPGVDERTFHPDSGGDKVRARLGLSDRPVVVCVSRLVPRKGQDTLILAMPAILARVPDAVLLIVGGGPYAGELRKLAAQTGVTESVRFTGPVPWEELPAHYGAGDVFAMPCRTRRGGLDVEGLGIVYLEASATGLPVVAGDSGGAPDAVLDGETGWVVRGGSAEESADRIVTLLADPELRQRMGERGRAWVEEKWRWDLLAEKLKTLL; the protein is encoded by the coding sequence ATGGACAAGACCCTGATCGTGACGAACGATTTCCCGCCCCGGCCCGGTGGTATCCAGGCGTTCCTGCACAACATGGCGTTGCGCGTGGACCCAGGACAACTCGTCGTCTACGCCTCCACCTGGAAGCGCGGCCCCGAGGGCGCCGCCGCCACCGCCGCCTTCGACGCCGAGCAGCCCTTCACGGTCGTGCGCGACCGTACGACGATGCTGCTGCCGACCCCGGGGGTCACCCGGGGGGCGGTCCAGCTCCTGCGGGAGCACGGCTGCTCGTCCGTATGGTTCGGCGCGGCGGCCCCGCTCGGCCTGATGGCACCGGCCCTGCGCAAGGCGGGTGCGCGCCGGATCGTCGCCACCACGCACGGGCACGAGGCAGGCTGGGCCCAGCTGCCCGCCTCCCGGCAGCTGCTGCGCCGCATCGGCGAGGGCACGGACACGCTCACGTACCTCGGCGAGTACACCCGCTCCCGCATCGCCGCCGCGCTCACCCCGCAGGCGGCGGGCCGCATGGTCCGGCTGCCGCCCGGAGTCGACGAGCGGACCTTCCACCCGGACTCCGGCGGGGACAAGGTCAGAGCAAGGCTCGGGCTCTCGGACCGGCCCGTCGTCGTCTGTGTGTCGCGGCTCGTCCCGCGCAAGGGCCAGGACACCCTGATCCTCGCCATGCCCGCGATCCTCGCGCGGGTGCCGGACGCCGTGCTCCTGATCGTCGGCGGCGGACCGTACGCCGGGGAACTGAGGAAGCTGGCCGCCCAGACGGGCGTGACGGAGTCGGTGCGCTTCACCGGGCCGGTGCCGTGGGAGGAACTGCCCGCGCACTACGGCGCCGGTGACGTCTTCGCGATGCCGTGCAGGACCCGGCGCGGCGGCCTCGACGTGGAGGGGCTCGGCATCGTCTATCTGGAGGCGTCCGCGACCGGGCTGCCGGTGGTGGCGGGCGACTCGGGCGGTGCGCCCGACGCGGTGCTCGACGGCGAGACCGGCTGGGTGGTGCGCGGCGGCTCCGCCGAGGAGTCCGCCGACCGGATCGTCACGCTGCTCGCGGACCCGGAGCTGCGGCAGCGGATGGGGGAGCGGGGCAGGGCCTGGGTCGAGGAGAAATGGCGCTGGGACCTGCTCGCCGAGAAGCTCAAGACGCTGCTCTGA
- a CDS encoding C40 family peptidase has protein sequence MASHRRPKQPSRTRVTVLTVTAAAAVALTSQAAHADPKPTKSEVKAKVDKLYHEAEAATEKYNGAKEQQDKLKKQVDALQDKVARGQDELNTLRGELGSLATAQYRSGGIDPSVQLFLASDPDSFLDKASALDQLTAKQTESLQKIQSKQRTLAQQRKEAQGKLGDLADVRKALGENKKKYQGKLADAQQLLNTLTEAEREKMRQEEVRASRASSERVSLGNEVPASARGAAALQAASTQQGKPYVSGGTGPSSFDCSGLTQWAYAQAGIQITRTTYTQINDGVRIGRSALKPGDLVFFNNTSHVGLYAGNNQILHAPKPGTVVRYESMDYMGTFQFGVRPS, from the coding sequence GTGGCGTCCCACCGTCGTCCCAAGCAGCCGAGCCGCACCCGCGTGACCGTGCTCACCGTCACCGCCGCTGCGGCCGTGGCTCTGACCTCTCAGGCAGCGCATGCCGATCCCAAGCCGACCAAGAGCGAGGTCAAGGCAAAGGTCGACAAGCTCTACCACGAGGCGGAAGCTGCCACCGAGAAGTACAACGGGGCCAAGGAGCAGCAGGACAAGCTCAAGAAGCAGGTCGACGCTCTCCAGGACAAGGTGGCCCGCGGCCAGGACGAGCTCAACACCCTGCGCGGCGAGCTCGGTTCGCTCGCCACCGCGCAGTACCGCTCCGGTGGCATCGACCCGTCCGTCCAGCTCTTCCTCGCCTCGGACCCGGACAGCTTCCTCGACAAGGCGTCGGCGCTCGACCAGCTGACCGCCAAGCAGACCGAGTCGCTGCAGAAGATCCAGAGCAAGCAGCGCACCCTCGCGCAGCAGCGCAAGGAGGCCCAGGGCAAGCTGGGCGACCTCGCCGACGTGCGCAAGGCGCTCGGCGAGAACAAGAAGAAGTACCAGGGCAAGCTCGCCGACGCGCAGCAGCTCCTCAACACCCTCACCGAGGCCGAGCGCGAGAAGATGCGCCAGGAGGAGGTCCGCGCCAGCCGGGCGTCGAGCGAGCGGGTCAGCCTCGGCAACGAGGTCCCCGCGTCCGCCCGCGGCGCCGCCGCGCTCCAGGCGGCCTCCACCCAGCAGGGCAAGCCGTACGTCTCCGGCGGGACGGGCCCCAGCTCGTTCGACTGCTCCGGTCTGACCCAGTGGGCCTACGCCCAGGCCGGTATCCAGATCACCCGCACCACCTACACCCAGATCAACGACGGTGTACGGATCGGGCGCAGCGCGCTGAAGCCGGGCGACCTGGTCTTCTTCAACAACACCTCGCACGTGGGCCTGTACGCGGGCAACAACCAGATCCTGCACGCCCCGAAGCCGGGCACCGTGGTCCGTTACGAGTCGATGGACTACATGGGCACCTTCCAGTTCGGCGTCCGCCCCAGCTGA
- a CDS encoding SRPBCC family protein has product MAEHTSSSIMIEAAPADVMGVIADFGRYPEWTGEVKQAEVLAADDQGRAEQVRLVLDAGAIKDDHVLAYTWTGENEVSWTLVKSQMLRALDGSYTLASVGDRTEVTYRLAVDVKIPLLGMIKRKAEKVIIDRALAGLKKRVESVPRG; this is encoded by the coding sequence ATGGCTGAACACACCAGCTCGAGCATCATGATCGAGGCGGCACCGGCCGACGTCATGGGAGTGATCGCGGACTTCGGCCGCTATCCCGAATGGACCGGCGAGGTGAAGCAGGCCGAGGTACTGGCCGCCGACGACCAGGGCCGCGCCGAGCAGGTCCGCCTGGTTCTCGACGCCGGCGCGATCAAGGACGACCACGTCCTCGCGTACACCTGGACCGGCGAGAACGAGGTCAGCTGGACCCTCGTGAAGTCCCAGATGCTGCGGGCCCTCGACGGTTCGTACACCCTGGCGTCCGTCGGCGACCGCACCGAGGTGACCTACCGGCTCGCCGTCGACGTCAAGATCCCGCTCCTCGGCATGATCAAGCGCAAGGCGGAGAAGGTCATCATCGACCGCGCCCTCGCCGGACTGAAGAAGCGCGTCGAGTCCGTCCCGCGGGGCTGA
- a CDS encoding NYN domain-containing protein has protein sequence MEQPTSGAEPADEAESAVEALDRPLPEGVRRRVIALVSDAFGGLTVGELPGQLRQYARFTPTRRAKFAGNAMAAALESDPVFRRRIGERIAQTQPELAATLEAGAPPAAADPVDVAAAAYVLRPAGWVKLVAAAGEEVQRADAERADEETRRELERLREELAQARGQTKSETERLRAELDAARKEAESLQRKLRSALSEVKRSEAALRRGGAEAETVRAEAAVQISAAESESRRLKARLGEAEASVEASRRAAREGRSVEDMRLRLLLDTVLDAAQGLRRELALPPSSIRPADSVEAVEPGRMSPKDIAARALSETDPALLDQLLALPQAHLIVDGYNVTKTGYPQMPLEKQRLRLLGGLSVLAAQTGAEMTCVFDGAELAAPVLLAPPRGVRVLFSKAGVTADELIRQLARAEPPGRPVVVVSTDREVADGVAKAGARPVASALLLKRLSRV, from the coding sequence GTGGAGCAGCCGACTAGCGGCGCCGAACCGGCCGATGAGGCCGAAAGCGCCGTCGAGGCACTCGACCGCCCGCTGCCCGAGGGGGTGCGACGGCGGGTCATCGCGCTGGTCTCGGACGCGTTCGGCGGCCTGACCGTCGGCGAACTTCCCGGCCAGCTCAGACAGTACGCCCGTTTCACCCCGACCCGGCGTGCGAAGTTCGCCGGGAACGCGATGGCGGCCGCCCTGGAGAGCGATCCGGTGTTCCGCCGGCGCATCGGTGAACGGATCGCGCAGACGCAGCCCGAGCTGGCCGCCACGCTGGAGGCCGGAGCGCCGCCCGCCGCGGCCGATCCCGTCGATGTGGCCGCCGCGGCCTATGTGCTGCGGCCGGCCGGCTGGGTCAAGCTGGTCGCGGCCGCGGGCGAAGAGGTCCAGCGGGCCGACGCCGAGCGGGCCGACGAGGAGACCCGGCGCGAACTGGAGCGGCTGCGCGAGGAGCTGGCGCAGGCCCGCGGTCAGACGAAGAGCGAGACCGAGCGGCTGCGCGCCGAACTCGACGCCGCCCGCAAGGAGGCGGAGTCGCTCCAGCGCAAACTCCGCAGCGCCCTCAGTGAGGTCAAGCGCAGCGAGGCGGCCCTGCGCCGCGGCGGCGCCGAGGCCGAGACGGTACGGGCCGAGGCCGCGGTGCAGATCTCGGCCGCCGAGAGCGAGTCCCGGCGGCTGAAGGCGCGGCTCGGCGAGGCGGAGGCGTCCGTCGAGGCGAGCCGCAGGGCCGCCAGGGAAGGGCGCTCGGTCGAGGACATGCGGCTGCGGCTGCTGCTCGACACGGTGCTCGACGCGGCGCAGGGGCTGCGGCGCGAACTGGCCCTGCCGCCCTCGTCGATCCGTCCCGCGGACAGCGTCGAGGCCGTCGAGCCTGGCCGGATGTCGCCCAAGGACATTGCCGCCCGGGCCCTTTCGGAGACCGATCCGGCTTTGCTGGACCAGTTGCTCGCGCTGCCCCAGGCGCATCTGATCGTCGATGGCTACAACGTCACGAAGACCGGGTATCCGCAGATGCCGCTGGAGAAGCAGCGGTTGAGGCTGCTGGGCGGTCTCTCGGTCCTGGCGGCACAGACCGGGGCGGAGATGACCTGCGTGTTCGACGGGGCCGAGCTGGCGGCTCCGGTCCTGCTCGCGCCGCCTCGCGGAGTGCGGGTGCTGTTCAGCAAGGCGGGCGTGACCGCCGATGAGCTGATCAGGCAACTGGCCCGCGCGGAACCGCCCGGCCGTCCCGTCGTGGTGGTCTCCACCGACCGTGAAGTGGCCGACGGAGTGGCGAAGGCGGGTGCGAGGCCCGTCGCGTCCGCCTTGCTCCTGAAGCGGCTATCGCGCGTCTGA